Proteins from a single region of Hordeum vulgare subsp. vulgare chromosome 6H, MorexV3_pseudomolecules_assembly, whole genome shotgun sequence:
- the LOC123402423 gene encoding putative FBD-associated F-box protein At5g53640, giving the protein MEEQEDRISLLPDCLVGTIVSILQPKAAARTMVLSHRWRHIWPSLPLDLNLETDSDARFLGATDSDARFLGAKSILSILSSHCGPIRRFCVTTLAGVGTCTWLQTLAERRIDDTLVLRFASGMQHHPLPRSLLSSAGVAIRHLDLHCCRLGLPNNPYSPVQTLQHVEYLSLSDVIISEMALHRMIEVCPVLSELHLSMIDGLHRICFHSCTLTTMSISRPYVPLSEFSVSGTPAIKSIIFSYVNLWRIPTFIINVGNGRYPKLGLKLPNIDSPSLDTFSSKVSLPYITSLVIGMKFMNGEELRKTIHILNLFKYLQHLEILCFYFGLNSEVGYVDWEMVSETAICQNKHLTHVQLRGYSATVGELDFARCLIVRAQSLRSMDISHSVDLTPEDISRQTESICRLGKASPLAQLFFTRSADSGYKRRKEARFLDRVTML; this is encoded by the exons ATGGAGGAGCAGGAGGACCGCATCAGCCTCCTCCCAGACTGCCTCGTAGGCACTATCGTTTCCATTCTTCAACCAAAGGCCGCCGCCCGCACCATGGTACTCTCGCACCGATGGCGACACATCTGGCCATCCCTGCCTCTAGATCTAAACTTGGAGACCGATTCGGATGCTCGCTTTCTGGGCGCCACCGATTCCGATGCTCGCTTTCTGGGCGCCAAGTCTATTTTATCTATCCTCTCCTCGCACTGCGGTCCTATCCGCCGATTTTGTGTAACAACCTTGGCTGGAGTTGGCACCTGCACCTGGCTTCAAACCCTAGCGGAGCGGCGGATTGATGACACACTCGTTTTGCGGTTTGCGTCAGGCATGCAGCACCACCCTCTGCCCCGCAGCTTGCTCAGCAGCGCTGGGGTTGCTATACGACATCTGGATCTCCATTGCTGCCGCCTTGGCCTCCCCAATAACCCTTATTCTCCTGTGCAAACCTTGCAGCATGTTGAATATTTGTCCTTATCCGACGTGATCATCTCTGAGATGGCACTCCACCGCATGATCGAGGTCTGTCCTGTTCTGAGCGAGCTTCATCTCTCTATGATTGATGGACTTCACCGTATTTGCTTTCATTCATGCACCCTTACAACCATGTCCATAAGTAGGCCGTATGTTCCTCTAAGTGAGTTCTCTGTAAGTGGCACTCCTGCCATAAAAAGCATCATTTTTTCTTATGTTAATCTTTGGCGTATACCAACCTTTATAATCAATGTTGGTAATGGAAGATATCCAAAGCTTGGGCTTAAGCTGCCTAATATTGACTCGCCAAGCCTTGATACATTTTCTAGTAAG GTATCATTACCTTATATAACCTCGCTTGTTATTGGTATGAAATTCATGAATGGCGAAGAGTTAAGGAAAACCATACATATCTTAAATTTattcaaatatttacaacatcttGAGATCCTG TGCTTTTACTTCGGTTTAAATAGTGAAGTTGGTTATGTCGATTGGGAAATGGTGTCTGAGACGGCCATTTGTCAAAATAAGCATTTGACGCATGTGCAACTTAGAGGATACAGTGCTACTGTCGGGGAGCTAGATTTTGCAAGGTGTCTTATAGTTAGAGCCCAATCTCTAAGGTCCATGGACATCAGCCATTCCGTTGATTTGACCCCAGAGGATATAAGCCGTCAAACTGAGTCAATATGCAGACTAGGGAAGGCCTCGCCCCTGGCTCAGCTTTTCTTTACTAGAAGCGCTGACTCAGGTTACAAGCGAAGAAAAGAAGCTAGATTTCTTGATAGAGTGACCATGCTTTGA